Within the Wolbachia pipientis genome, the region TTAAACATTGGTGCTGATGTTCCTGCAAGTGTAGATAGCAAGCCTGTTTTTGTTAGAGGTATTGGCGAAGAATTGTGCTATGTCCAAAAATTTTCCTTACCCACGAATGTGGTGCTTGTGAAACCGAAAAAAAGGTTTTTGAGTACACCAGAGGTATTTTCCAAACATGAAGGAGAATTTTCTGAGCCAATTAAATGGAGCGATGACGCTGAAAAGGATTTGTTGAAGCTTCTTAAAGAGACGAGAAACGATCTTCAAGAAATAGCAATAAGCCTTGTACCTGAAATTAAGGATGTGATATCAACACTTGAGTCACAAGAAGGCTCTATACTTTCTCGCATGTCAGGCAGTGGTGTATCATGCTTTGGAATATTCGATAGTGAGGAAAATGCAAAAGCTGCTGCAGCTAATATCAGAAAAAAGCAACCAGAATGGTGGGTATGTGACACTCAATTAATAGTTTAACTTTATGCCCTTAATTTCCGAGAATAAAAATCTTATAAATGGTTACAGGAAAGGAAAATTTTTGGTGAATAATAGAGAATATTA harbors:
- a CDS encoding 4-(cytidine 5'-diphospho)-2-C-methyl-D-erythritol kinase — encoded protein: MKSFCVKAPAKINLFLHVVNKKETGYHLIEGLFVFANLSNFLEIKVGEKDSRYDNSTVEFINSESRINNQYNTITKAVNLLLRQAPVRTKVSIRVVKNIPIAAGLGSGSSDAGAVVRTLGKLWKIDRTILNEIALNIGADVPASVDSKPVFVRGIGEELCYVQKFSLPTNVVLVKPKKRFLSTPEVFSKHEGEFSEPIKWSDDAEKDLLKLLKETRNDLQEIAISLVPEIKDVISTLESQEGSILSRMSGSGVSCFGIFDSEENAKAAAANIRKKQPEWWVCDTQLIV